In the Populus trichocarpa isolate Nisqually-1 chromosome 1, P.trichocarpa_v4.1, whole genome shotgun sequence genome, aaatcaaattctaagagatgaaattgaagaaaaaaataataaaaaagggatttaaaacaaaatatatagcaatcaaaagattgaggactaaatttgatataatcaacaaataacaaaatactttttaatttcttgcaaattctagaaagtgttttcctcccaaaataaatagaaaacactttcctggaaaccaagccaagtTTTCttttgactagaaagtgttttcgtTTTGTATTGACCAACTTTTATAATAGTaaataaacacatgaaaatttaaaaagtagttTCCAGAAAACCACTTTTCATGAAACAAATGGGGACATTAGCAATGCTCAAGTGGAAAATTGAAAAGTTACTATGTTCAATAATCTTCTAACTTGTTGACAGATTTCCTTTCTCatagaaattcaaagaaaatagttTAGAACAACCATTCCACATAATAAGGTGGTAAATCCATATATGTTAGAATGATTTCAACGTTGAAAACTGTCACATTAGCACTTCTCAATGCTATAATTGTTCACTTTGTTTGCAATAGACATTGATTTCGCACTTCATGGAGAGAAAGGAGGCATCATTCAAGTTGCATGTTCAAGAAGCAGGTTCAATCTGTTTTAATGGAAAGGAGATATTTGCAgggatgaaaaatgaaaaaagtatTATATTTTAAGGCTTTACATATCTTGATGGACACTGTACCATCAaacttaagagaaaaaaaaagtttatcaaCTATCCAGAGTTCATTTTAGGTGATTAATAAAGCATCTCCAAAAATGCTTGGAACAATCTTTTTCAGGGAACTCAGTTGAAAcaattcctataaaaaaaattaaggaaaaaaaaaggagctccagccaaaaacaaaagaagtttCATCCAATCTGTGAGTAACAAATCACATGCATATCAAAAAGATAGCAGAAAGAGAATAGACAATACCAACCTTTCCTTAAGTCCCGGGGTCGAATGCCACTAATTTGTGTACGGAAGTCAGCAACACGTTCTACTGGACGAACAAACTCATCATACAAAACATTTCCCCATTGATTGACCTGGCATGCAGTGGAATAATGTTACTTCTACTCACAACCTTAGAAATGtataatataacaataaaatcaatataaagtAGTCTTAAAAGTTCCAACAGAACTGACAATGTCTAATTTCTCCAGAATAAAGTATCACTGAACATCACTTTTCACCCTACACATCTTAAAACATGCATCCATGAATACGTCAGTGAGGCTGGTAAGCACAAAAAGGTGACATGTCATTCACTTATTTGAATTTAGACTCCCTGAATTGTTGTAAGGAACACCATGAAAATAATAGGTGAGAAGATGTTGAATTCCCTGAGGTGTAAATAAAGTATTTTGTTTGGCTTAGCAGTGTCTAACTCACACAAGATCTAAGATCAAGTCTTAGGATTTGAAGAAGTTTTGTGGGACATTGATGGCTGCCTATGGAGAACTCTGCAGtgccaaaaggaaaaaaactaaacgATACTGGGTCCTACTAGATTGCCAATAAACAGGAAAGGTCAGTTAAGGTCgattaattgatattaaaagatACTGCCTtctagaaaagataaaatagaaattGTAGCCTAAACAAGGAATTCATGAACAAATcagtgttgattttttattataaacaatGTGGCATTTGATATGTGAAAATCCCCACTGCGATTTCAAGTTTTGCAAGTATTTAGAGTTTTCCTAACGATCTTAGTGATGTATACAAGTAACCTCTAGGggaaaaaatgtataaaaagagGCCAGAAAGGGAATTGATGGATACCAAAGTGACCCGTCCAAGAGCGCTTCTGTTTCCTTGACCAACACCAACCATTTCGCAATCCATGGCTATTGCATCTGTAACGCTGTGGTAATTGATTAGTTAAGTAAGACATGTGACATGAGAAAATCAATGGGAATTATGGTAATGAGCCATGATAAATAGAGattctttgttgtgtgaattgcatAATAGAAGCCCATAACATTGATTACGGAAATGACAGTACATTGATTAATATCCATGTTATGATGTCAGAAATTAATATATCATGTCCACTAGCCACTAGAAGCATAAAAGAGATGTAAATTGATTAGTTAGCTTTCACAAGGAGAAGGTCAGAggcaagaattttattttacaaagtaAACAAGGGGTGATCAGCAACTCAGGAGCATATAGAACAATAATAAATTGTGATTCAAAAGATGCTGAACAATGTGTAAGCCACACTTACAAGTtctgattgagtttttttaagatgatatatTCACATACTATAGCATGTCATGCAATACAATGGTGTCACAAAAAAGCACCTGAAGTCATCATTGGTTGGAATGAGAGGATTTATCTGAGATTTGTCAGACTCTGCATCAGGTCTTTCTTTACGTTTCCCTGTTAGAAGAATAGTCTCAGCCAAATAATGATAGGAAGTGAAATGAAGGCATCATTGATGCATAATCAAAGTACTTTTCTTGCTTATGAAAGGTAAACATCATTCAGATGCATTTGCATCTAAAATAAGAGAGCatgagaaatcaaagaaaaaaaaagataaaggagAACAAGAACAGCCCTTAACTAGCATATGCCAACCATTGTCCTGGGTTCTTgaaggaaagtgttttcatttgttcatGTTATTAAATAAGAGAAACAGTTTCAAAGTGCTGAGCAAACAACATTTGAATTCTAGAATTCTTCCCCTTTCTTGAACAATTGACCATTTAAACACATTGAAAAGGTGAAAGAGTCGAAAGTTAACATAGAAGCGTGCAGAATGAAAAAGTACTCAACTTGCAAAAGTACAAACATGGTCAAGCAATCTCCAACTACTAACAAtctttaaaccaaaaaatatatatgaacaaGGGAAAAATATGATTAGAAACAGACAGATACTTTgctcttaaaacaaaaaagcaaactGAATTTGTGGCTCTTGCAACCACAAGTTAACTTACAGGAAAcctaaaaaacatgaaacagTACTATTTTGATACTGACACCATATAACTAGCCAATAGCATGGTAAACTCAAAGTTTACTCCCAAAATACCAACCAAGCAGTGAGCAAGAAAATTTATAAGGAAACCTGTAAATTGAAAGTGCATTCAaccaataaaagaatataacctgttttcattaaataataacaataaagtaGTTCAGCTATGCAAAACAAGAAGTAGACAAGACAACAATTTGCATTACCTAAAATAGAATCTTGGGTCTCtgtatttgatgtttttggacGCCTAGAGCCATGAATTTGTAGCGTCTGCATAAACCAGGAGATTCTGTAAGCATGGAATAAAATCAAGAACATGTGCAGTAGTAAATACACAAAAGCAGGTGTATGGGATAGAgagagatagatagatagaagaGAAGGATAACTTGTTGGAGCTGAGCCCAGTTGGGGTTGATTGGTAACTTTTGCTTCTTCTtggggtttttcttcttctgctcTTCGCttcccatcttcttcttcttcttcagtttCTGCACACAACACCACAAATAGGTTTTTCTACGACGAGACTACACAGCATCTGTATGTGAGTAATGTCTGTCTCTTCGTACACGATGTCGTTTAGAACGACCAGATAGCATCGCTGGAAACCCTGTCGTTTGCATCAATGCCTGAAGATGTGGGGCGTTCTTGCAAAACTGCAAAATTTCTCATTGGGTTTTACCcaattaccctttttttttaaattaaagccTTGTGCTTCTTTTTGTATTGATTGAGTcacattctttattttattctacAAAAGCTGAggatgtttttgtgtttaaaaagaatatttaaaaaaattttattttaaatcaattttttttataattttaaattattttaatatatttcaaaaataaattttaaaaaataaaaaatattatttaattttatatattttcaaaaaaaaaatattttaaaaaataatctctctataattttaaatactaaaaccCTTTTTCATAacttaaaatgttttatatgaaaattttttattattatattaaaattggattcttgaaatcttttttttataggacCACAAtaactcttattttttaaatttttttcttttgagtgaaAACTAAACGATTAGAATAAGgtatattaattaagaataaataattaaactaatatagtttatgaatataaattaaatttcaagtatttattatttatttaattgaataatttaataaatgaaagaattattaTAATAGAAATGTGCATGTAGACATTAGAATTAACCACCTTATAACTAAGGCACctttatacaataaaaataaaataaaagagcgaatcaatcaatataaaaaagaagagtttgaggttctaatttctaaaaaaaaaaaaaactagaagaataCAAGAACCAAATAATAGTAAAACccaatttctcttcttttttttttcttgtttaaaaatgaataaataaaccatgttaaaaatgaataaataaaccATGGCAACAGATCATCgaatgtatttgattttttaattttttttaagaaaattattgtaTCACCTCATGAAAAATcacattataataaataaatgcaaagAATCTCACCtatccaataaatttatttttttcaagacatatttaaaatgttattgaCAGTGATATGTATTAATTAGTGAATTAATAGTGATTAGCATGGATATatgcataattaaataaatcaccgagatctcttttatttttataaatcatgcACATAGCGTTGAAGTGTGTTAGTAATTGTTAAATTGAGTGACatcatgtgtgtttttttataaataatatattaattgcCTAACTTACTTCACATACTATCACTACTTGATAAAGATTCATAGAAGGTTTGATCTTGGAGTTTGAAGTTTGTTTAGAATGGTCCAATAACCtcatattgcaaaaaaaaaatttaattttttttgataacccgatatgtccgggtcagtttacgTGCACCATGACTAATCTCCGGGACTActaaacaccctgcaagcccagtggacaggtaaggcaccgcgggggtgacagacaTGCACAGAGAGGATCGAATCCGAGTGCAGAGGAAGGGAACAATGTCCTTTCCTCGCTAGGCCACGACCTCAAGTGCATTGCAAATTTATTCTTGAACATAGAGGGAGAAGAGAGAAGGTAGGAGGGAGagaaatttatggtttttgagtgattagaaaaaagagattaattttgaaaaaaaaaacattaggttTTTGAGTTTGATTAGAGCATATATTAGGTTTAAGAtggttttaaaatctttttggGATGATTCTAAGGtagattttggtaaaaaatagtGTAGAAATGGGTTTGGAGGGCTGAAGGCAGTGCCACCCCACCAACTATTTTGGCAACAATATGGTCATAAAAAAACTGGcttttttccttatattttccccttttttccttgcttatatttttccattatttattattttttcaatataaattttctccaaataattattgattattttttattcttaataaaacctctaaaaaaaataatgattattttccataatcTTAACtcatttttgtttagtttgtataaaatagtaaaaaaaaaatcattaacataaCAAATAATGATTAGTTGTGGATTTGTTTTTactaggggtgattattttcggttcggttcggtttttatcaaaaaataataatcaaaccgaatttttttttaaaaaaaaccgaaactcGTTCTaactgaccggtttcggttcggttcggttttttaggacaaaaaccagttcaaaccggtttggctcggttttttttcggtttgggttcggttcggttcggtttggtttggttttttggttttaggcttataaaaccgaaaccaaaccagtcggtttttttaaaattttaatcggttttttttcacgattcgatttcttcagttattttttttcggttttctcggttttttagttttttttctcatccctAGTTTTCACAATAATAAAGGTTTGATAGTTGAAGATTAGCATTAAAAAGAAGAGGAGttataaataacaatgtttttgcttcaagattatttttgtttagaattcTCATTATCGATTTTAGtcgatcaaataaaataaattggaaaaattgGATATTCCAATTGTTTCAACACGTTAGCTATTAATTTTCTTAAgctaaaatactaaaataaaaaataattacacttGCAGGTTggaacttaataaaaaaattaattaaaaataaataaaaaatgcaattcGAGTACGTGAAAAGTTTTGGGTGGTATACCAATTATTAtccaatatattaataaaaaagaatatcaaataGCTTCAATCTAGCAACGTCTTCAAAACTAGAATATTCctaaagaattaaagaaaaatatatatttaatacaaaCACTTGAAAGATGCATGcattatcaaacaaaaaccATTGAACAAACCTTACTTGTCAATCCTTTCTTAACtcaaatatattcttttaaagtAAGCAGTCAAGGATTCAAAACAAGAATATTTGgtcaagaaataatttttagactTATATTATCTCCTATGctaatagaaataatttttttttttaaagtaagtaAATTTATAGAATCAATTCAGAAGAAGAAATACCTATACTCATTAAATCAAGAagtatattattaaaaaactgaaGAAGATATTAAACTTcctcaaaatcaagaaaaagtcaaacaatttcaagaattatttgaaaataagattttttttttcaatttaccaAATGCCTCCTGTTACCCTATAAAAAAGGGactcaatgaaataaaaatctctATAAAAGCTAGACCTATTCAAATGAATCAAGAATTACTAAAATATcgcaaaacaaaaatcaatgaacTACTTAACAAAAGTTTAATTAGGATAAGCAAGTCTCATTGGTCTTGTGCCGCTTTCTAAGCTCAAAACCAAGCTTAAATTGAACATGAAATTCCAAGGCACGTCATCAATTATAAACCACTCAGTATAGTTTTTCAATAGATTAAACATcatattccaaataaaaaaaaatctcattaaaaaactTCATAACGCTTCAATACTTTCAAGTTTTGATATGAAATTTGGTTTCtggaaaatttgaataaataaaaaggatcattataaaacaactttaatTGTCCCATTTGGACATTACAAATGGAATGTAATTCTATTCGGTCTCAAAAACATCCTTTTAGAATTTCAAAAGATCACGAATGATATTTTCAACCTTTATTCAAAATTCTCAACTGTCTACATAGATAATatccttgtgttttcaaaatcaattagtgaacattttagttatttacaaaaagaaatcaatattatcaaacaaaatGAACTAGTTGTCTCACCTTAAAAAAGCAAAttatatcaaacaaaaattaGATTATTAGGATATGATATTTATCAAGGATCAATAACTTCAATTAGCATAGCAATTGAGCTTGTTGCTAAATTCTCTAATGAAATTAAGGATAAAAGTCAACTTCAAAGGTTTATGAGATGTCTCAATTATGTCTTAGATTTCTTCTCAAATCTTAGAATAATCTGTCAACTCCTTTATAAGAGGCTCAAGAAAAATCCTCATACTTAGAGTCCTTAAATGACCAAAATCATCATGTCTCTCAAAAGTCATGTTAAAAGTCTTTATTGTCTAGATATTCCATATCTTGAGgctttttttcattgtaaaaatTGATGCCTCAGATATAGGTTATAGAGGGATCTTCAAACGAAAGTTCAAGATTATAAACAGGTTATCTAGTACCATTTTAGTATATAGTCGGGtcttcaaacaaaatattcaactatttaaaaaagagattttattaattgttttatgtatATCTTCTTTTAAAGATGatccatttcttaaaaaaattcttttaagaattgattgttaatcaataaaatatgtCATTGAAAAGgatgttcaaaatattatttcataacaattttttacCATATAGCAAtctatacttttaaattttgattttgaaatagaATTTATAAAAGGTGAAACTAATTCTATTCTATATTTTCTATCTAGAGATTTTTTATAGGGTTCAAGATAaacacatcaataaaaaaaaaaactaaatagacaTATAACATTACCCTTTCAAAACAAGTTCACTTAACCACAAATCCTCTTAATTCAACCTATGTGAGGCCTCCCTCTATGAGACCAACTTTTACCTTAACCAACCAGTTTTTATTCATGTCAAACTCCTCTAGTCCTACCTCTTCACTATCAAACTATTCTCAAGCTTTGCAAACCCCACATCCttcatatttttccttttcaattccaattttccatagaaaaaatgcaaataacCAAGCATTTTTATGAATTCATCTTGATTGATACTAACTGAATTGAGATAACTCATAATCATAATACAAATAATTCTTCTAGAATTgcatattcaaaaaataaagattttaatggTTTTAACCTATCAATACTAGAGCCAAAGTGCTTATACCCAGAAAAGATCTTCTCAAAACTTTCAACCTTCTAGATTCAGTTATCTTGATTATCAATAAGCATGGTTCAATAATCCTtacctaaaaaaattgataattctTGGTTtattcattttgataaaaactatCCAAAGAATATTTCAATATGATTTTCAAATAGATGGTGGCAATACTTCTCTCCTACAAATTAAATTCTACCTCAAAAGACTTTAGAAGCTTTGAAACTATTTGCTTCAaagaaacttttaaaatatgtttctaCCTCTTTACACTTTATTTCTGTCTTTAGGGTCccttatatatattatgttaggACTTCATGATAATGTATGACACGTATGAAGAAATTAACTACTGCCCATATCTCACGAGAGATATTAAGGTAAACTGGTGGCCTTAATTCAATGCAGACCAAGCCTACTCTCAAGTCGTTCAATCCTCGCTATAGTCTTCCCAAACTCAACCTGCACCATCATTGTCAACCTCGGCTCAATATACCTTCTTAACTTCAAAAAGCAAAATTTAAGCTCATCTTACATCTTCCAGCTCTAAAtctcaatacaaaaaaaaaaaaactgcaagaAGCCCTGCCATAGATTTCAAGTTCATTTGATGAAGAAGATCATATGCTAGCCAACAAAGATCCAGATTATGGTCTCGATATGATAGGACAATTGTATAACCTTTAGACTCATCAATGCTCATTCGTATCAACAGTGACACCAGACAGTTCAATAATTTAGATTCCTCTATGACATCACCCATGATGTCAGCATCCACTTTTACAAACCGATAAAACcttacaataattttaaaaatcttatccTCAGAagacaacaacaatttttactTGACAAACAACTGTTAATATCAACTTTAAAAACTTTCATATGCGGTGATTTCCTCTTCCAGTTTACAAATAATGTCTCTTTCAACAAATATCATCcattacaatttcataattcaAGCATGTTTCAAGTCTATGTGCTCAACTACAAATATGTAATGTCTTTTATTTGTAGAGGAAAATGGTTTTTAGAATTGATTTCAGTTTTAGTTTTAGAGAATAATCATCTTTGTAGTTCTTTTAAACCATCCTATAATA is a window encoding:
- the LOC7485140 gene encoding RNA exonuclease 4 isoform X1, whose amino-acid sequence is MGSEEQKKKNPKKKQKLPINPNWAQLQQTLQIHGSRRPKTSNTETQDSILGKRKERPDAESDKSQINPLIPTNDDFSVTDAIAMDCEMVGVGQGNRSALGRVTLVNQWGNVLYDEFVRPVERVADFRTQISGIRPRDLRKARDFSTAQKKVAVLIKGRILVGHALSNDLKALLLGHPKKDLRDTSEYQPFLKGRRRKALRHLAAEFLGAKIQSGEHCPIEDARAAMLLYQRNKKEWEKSIRDQMRLRQKQNKRNQKGKTNEGGALDVNRVAIIS
- the LOC7485140 gene encoding RNA exonuclease 4 isoform X2; its protein translation is MGSEEQKKKNPKKKQKLPINPNWAQLQQTLQIHGSRRPKTSNTETQDSILGKRKERPDAESDKSQINPLIPTNDDFSVTDAIAMDCEMVGVGQGNRSALGRVTLVNQWGNVLYDEFVRPVERVADFRTQISGIRPRDLRKARDFSTAQKKVAVLIKGRILVGHALSNDLKALLLGHPKKDLRDTSEYQPFLKGRRRKALRHLAAEFLGAKIQSGEHCPRMPVLQCCYTRETKKNGRRV